Below is a window of bacterium DNA.
CTGGTTCGAGGCGACGAAGGACCGCCGGTATCCCGACGCCCTCTACCGCCTCCATGACGGCTTTTTCAGTCTCGTGGAAAATCCCGCCCCGATCCTCTTCAGCACGGAGGACGACTACGAATACGGAGACGTCCTCACGCGGATCGGCGCCTGGTTCCACGGGGGCTTGAAAGGGACTCACGGGGGGCTCTTTCAGGAGGCGTCGGCGGCCTTCGCGATGACGACGGATTCCAAAGTGAGGTTGCCGTCGGTCTTGCGTTACGACCAGGTCATGCCCTATATAGTCCCGCACACTAATTTGCCATTCAGGACTTTAGACGTTCGGGAGGGTCTGAAACGTGCCCATCGTGACTTTTGAGCGCGAGAACAAAACAGTGACCTGCAGCGCCGGAATGAATCTGCGCAAGCTCGCCGCCGCCCACGGCGTCCAGCTCTACGTCAGTCCATGGACCTGGCTCAATTGCCGCGGCAACGGGCTGTGCGCCAAGTGCGAGGTGGAGATCCCCGCGGCCGAGAATCTGGGCGCGCGCAGCAACATGGAATCGATCCAGTTGAAAGGCAAACCCCCCATCCGCCGCCTCGCCTGCCAGGTGACCGTCCATGGGAATATGACCGTCCGCAGTCATCCGCGCCCTTGAAGGCCTTTTTCCCCAAACGCCCCGCTTGACAGTCCCAAGACCCGCCTGTTACTGCCGCCAACAGCTGCGAGTGCCAGGGAAGAGGAGTGGAAAGCTCCCACGGTCCCGCCACTGTAATGGGCCCCGAAAGATTCTTTCGCCACTGCCTTCCGTAGCCCCGATTGGGGCGGAGGAGGGTGGGAAGGCGGAAGAATGACGAGCGCCGGCCCTAAGTCAGGAAACCTGCTCGCCGCGAAAACAACCAGGACTCCCCGAGGAGGGAGAGACCGATGCGACCCTTTTCCGTTCTTTTTTGCCTTCTCGTTTGCGCCGCCTGCGGGGATGTGACCTCGCAGACGACACCCACCCCGTCTACAGGAACGCCTCCGCCGTCGTCCGCGCCCGCCGATCCCAATGTTCGGTCGGGCAATACGGCCGTCATCTTGGGGGCGAACTTTACCGACCCGACGGGGACGCTCAGTCTTCTCGCGATCAACGCCCCGCGCGCGCCCGTCAAGAATA
It encodes the following:
- a CDS encoding 2Fe-2S iron-sulfur cluster binding domain-containing protein, with amino-acid sequence MPIVTFERENKTVTCSAGMNLRKLAAAHGVQLYVSPWTWLNCRGNGLCAKCEVEIPAAENLGARSNMESIQLKGKPPIRRLACQVTVHGNMTVRSHPRP